In Arthrobacter ramosus, one DNA window encodes the following:
- the tadA gene encoding tRNA adenosine(34) deaminase TadA, whose protein sequence is MSTNEPYHAEHAAWMGLALDEARRALDTEDVPIGAVVLGPDGGVLGAGRNEREAHGDPTAHAEIVAIREAAAALQRHALELGEGGDGWRLEDCTLVVTLEPCAMCAGAIVLARIPRVVFGAWDEKAGAAGSVFDILRERRLNHWVEVYAGVREDECSALLRDFFAAHRK, encoded by the coding sequence ATGAGCACCAACGAGCCTTATCACGCAGAGCACGCGGCCTGGATGGGTCTGGCCCTGGACGAGGCCCGGCGGGCGCTGGATACGGAGGATGTGCCGATCGGCGCCGTCGTTTTAGGGCCCGACGGCGGCGTGCTGGGTGCCGGCCGGAACGAACGGGAAGCGCACGGCGACCCAACGGCGCACGCCGAGATCGTCGCCATCCGCGAAGCGGCCGCCGCCCTGCAACGCCACGCCCTTGAGCTCGGCGAAGGCGGAGACGGCTGGCGGCTCGAGGACTGCACCCTCGTCGTGACGCTGGAGCCGTGTGCGATGTGCGCCGGAGCCATTGTGCTGGCACGGATTCCGCGGGTGGTCTTCGGCGCCTGGGATGAGAAGGCCGGTGCCGCCGGATCCGTGTTCGATATCTTGCGGGAACGCAGGCTCAACCACTGGGTGGAGGTCTACGCAGGCGTGCGCGAGGACGAATGTTCAGCGTTGCTCCGCGATTTCTTCGCAGCCCACCGGAAATAG
- a CDS encoding neutral/alkaline non-lysosomal ceramidase N-terminal domain-containing protein, with protein sequence MSTSQPEQAVLRVGAAVVEIFPPAGTPMAGFAARTEPSTGVHDPLTIRALAVDDTCWITVDVCGLHEDTCTRIAHGLPLMPERVAITATHTHAGPCVMPGRLGGHDPRLLEEIVLACREATEAAVASQRPATLQYGQSRGVDVARNRRHPERAVDPPVQVASFNDASGEVVAWIVLYPCHPVVLGPENRLISGDYPAFTRRVLEERSPGSVALFLPGTAGDINSGHPADASYTLSGSAGRTMEQARKIGEHVAASVLGTPLLSVSDSGKTSAARRTISVAMNSRDAVSPAELSRQWEAEAVSAAPGRRSLLNAWKQWAMDRSPEEEMSWEAPVSVFNWQGLTLVGLPGEPFLAATEAIASRVEGPVFVTGYTNGCPGYFPTADEYDFGGYEVEDAHRYYGMPAPFAPGSAEALIQAALELMGELQ encoded by the coding sequence ATGAGTACCAGCCAACCCGAGCAGGCCGTCCTGCGAGTCGGCGCCGCCGTCGTCGAGATCTTTCCGCCCGCAGGTACCCCAATGGCCGGATTCGCGGCTAGGACGGAACCGAGCACCGGCGTCCACGATCCCCTAACCATCCGGGCGCTGGCCGTCGATGACACCTGCTGGATCACTGTGGATGTATGCGGCCTCCATGAAGACACATGCACCCGCATCGCACACGGTTTGCCGCTTATGCCGGAACGTGTCGCGATCACCGCGACCCACACGCACGCGGGCCCGTGCGTCATGCCGGGCCGGCTCGGAGGCCATGATCCGCGGCTCCTGGAGGAGATCGTCTTGGCTTGCCGCGAGGCCACGGAGGCCGCCGTGGCCTCCCAGCGGCCGGCGACCCTGCAATACGGCCAATCTCGCGGAGTGGACGTTGCCAGGAACCGACGCCATCCCGAACGTGCCGTGGATCCGCCAGTCCAGGTTGCCTCTTTCAACGACGCAAGCGGAGAAGTGGTTGCCTGGATTGTTCTCTATCCCTGCCACCCGGTGGTCCTGGGTCCGGAAAACCGGCTCATCAGCGGCGATTACCCGGCGTTCACCAGGAGGGTCCTGGAGGAACGTTCCCCCGGCTCAGTGGCCCTTTTCCTGCCCGGGACCGCCGGGGACATCAACTCGGGCCATCCCGCCGACGCGTCGTACACGCTTTCCGGCTCCGCCGGCAGGACGATGGAGCAGGCGCGCAAGATCGGAGAACATGTGGCCGCATCCGTGTTGGGGACCCCGCTCCTATCCGTCTCCGATTCCGGGAAGACCTCCGCCGCCCGGAGGACCATCAGCGTGGCAATGAATTCGCGCGATGCGGTTTCGCCCGCGGAGTTGAGCCGGCAGTGGGAGGCCGAAGCGGTTTCGGCAGCTCCGGGCCGGCGATCCCTTCTCAACGCGTGGAAGCAGTGGGCCATGGACCGCAGTCCCGAAGAGGAAATGTCCTGGGAGGCCCCGGTGAGCGTCTTCAACTGGCAGGGCCTGACCCTCGTAGGATTACCCGGAGAACCATTCCTGGCCGCAACGGAAGCCATCGCCTCCCGGGTCGAGGGGCCCGTATTCGTCACCGGCTACACCAACGGGTGCCCAGGATACTTCCCGACCGCTGATGAATATGATTTCGGAGGATACGAGGTGGAGGACGCGCACCGCTACTACGGCATGCCGGCCCCTTTCGCGCCTGGCAGTGCCGAAGCGCTGATCCAGGCCGCATTGGAACTCATGGGTGAGCTCCAATGA
- a CDS encoding HAD-IA family hydrolase, giving the protein MNLPAEAVKTLTVRAVLFDMDGTLVDSTAIVEQVWSEFAGRYGLDIDEILRTSHGVQAKDTVRRFAPAGADIDALAEELGEMERTRTDGIVALPGAGELLRSLPADAVAMVTSADRILAGVRMQAAGLEMPATTVTSEAVTRGKPDPDGYLRAAALLGAEPADVVVFEDAPAGIASARAAGMRTVVVGDAGGEAADGLWQIADYSAVTATASLDASGRRVIELRF; this is encoded by the coding sequence ATGAACCTGCCTGCTGAAGCCGTGAAAACCCTGACCGTCCGGGCTGTCCTGTTCGATATGGATGGCACTTTGGTGGATTCCACCGCGATCGTGGAGCAAGTGTGGAGCGAATTCGCCGGCCGGTATGGACTGGACATCGACGAGATCCTGCGGACTTCACACGGGGTCCAGGCCAAGGACACGGTGCGCCGTTTCGCCCCGGCCGGAGCTGACATCGACGCGCTCGCCGAGGAACTCGGCGAGATGGAGCGGACCCGGACGGACGGGATCGTGGCGTTGCCCGGAGCCGGGGAACTGCTGCGGTCCTTGCCGGCCGACGCCGTCGCCATGGTCACCTCGGCCGATCGGATCCTCGCCGGGGTGCGCATGCAGGCAGCCGGACTCGAGATGCCTGCGACCACTGTCACCTCCGAGGCCGTGACCCGCGGCAAGCCCGACCCTGATGGCTACCTCAGGGCCGCGGCGCTGCTGGGTGCCGAGCCGGCCGACGTCGTCGTGTTCGAAGATGCCCCCGCGGGCATCGCTTCCGCCCGTGCGGCCGGCATGCGGACCGTGGTGGTGGGCGACGCCGGCGGCGAGGCAGCGGATGGGCTGTGGCAGATAGCGGATTACTCAGCTGTCACTGCCACGGCCAGTCTGGACGCTTCGGGTCGCCGGGTAATCGAGCTCCGGTTCTAG
- a CDS encoding VOC family protein translates to MDWKLELVFVPVSDVDRAKDFYVNKVGFNADYDERPMDGIRFVQLTPPGSACSICIGEGLNDAPPGTAPSLQMVVGDIQEAHSQLKANGVEVSDIDIQDWGHFVYFADPDGNKWAVQYIPNRPNG, encoded by the coding sequence ATGGACTGGAAACTTGAACTTGTGTTTGTCCCTGTGTCCGATGTGGACCGCGCCAAGGATTTCTACGTCAACAAAGTGGGCTTCAACGCCGACTACGACGAGCGGCCCATGGATGGCATCCGCTTCGTCCAACTGACTCCGCCTGGCTCGGCCTGCTCCATCTGCATCGGCGAGGGCCTGAACGACGCCCCTCCAGGGACCGCCCCCAGCCTGCAGATGGTGGTGGGGGATATCCAGGAGGCCCACAGCCAGCTCAAGGCCAACGGCGTGGAAGTCAGCGACATTGACATCCAGGATTGGGGCCACTTTGTCTACTTCGCCGATCCGGACGGCAACAAGTGGGCCGTTCAGTACATCCCCAACAGGCCCAACGGCTAG
- a CDS encoding TDT family transporter, with protein sequence MGKLSDLFANLTPNWFASIMGTGIVATAAVTLPIQFPGLRIAATVLWGVVFLLLILLTASTVVHWVRHRETALSHHNHPVMAHFYGAPPMAMLTVGAATLLLGKDVIGERLALGIDAGLWILGTVLGLASAVAVPYLQFTRHNVTAADAFGGWLMPVVPPMVSASTGALLLPYVPSGQLGLTMLMACYAMFGLSLMASLIIIPLIWYRLALHKDLAASAVPTLWIVLGPLGQSITAANLLGSNAHLVASGTLASALEVFGVLYGVPVLGFALMWAALAAVITVRTLRRGLPFSLTWWSFTFPLGTCVTGLSGLAAHTHLAVFEAMAVGGYALLLGAWAVVATRTFHGSVVKGVLFQAPGGAAPVGAASAGVASCSVVGSSFGLPRRA encoded by the coding sequence ATGGGAAAACTTTCGGACCTCTTCGCCAACCTTACGCCGAACTGGTTTGCCAGCATTATGGGCACCGGAATCGTCGCAACCGCAGCGGTGACGCTGCCCATACAGTTCCCGGGTTTGCGCATCGCAGCAACCGTGCTTTGGGGCGTGGTCTTTCTCCTCCTGATCCTCCTGACTGCCTCGACCGTGGTCCACTGGGTCCGCCATCGCGAAACGGCACTTAGCCACCACAACCACCCAGTCATGGCGCACTTCTACGGCGCACCGCCCATGGCCATGCTCACCGTTGGCGCGGCCACCTTGCTGCTTGGCAAGGACGTGATCGGCGAGCGATTGGCGCTGGGCATCGATGCGGGACTCTGGATCCTCGGCACGGTTCTCGGACTGGCAAGCGCGGTTGCCGTGCCGTACCTGCAGTTCACCCGGCACAACGTCACTGCGGCGGATGCCTTCGGCGGCTGGCTGATGCCGGTGGTTCCTCCCATGGTCTCGGCGTCCACGGGGGCTTTGCTGCTGCCGTATGTTCCTTCCGGGCAACTGGGGTTGACGATGCTCATGGCCTGCTATGCGATGTTCGGCCTCAGCCTCATGGCCTCCCTGATCATCATTCCCTTGATCTGGTACCGGCTGGCCCTTCACAAAGACCTGGCGGCCTCTGCCGTCCCTACCCTGTGGATCGTCTTGGGACCGCTGGGACAGTCCATCACGGCGGCCAATCTGCTGGGTTCCAATGCGCATCTGGTTGCGTCCGGGACGCTGGCATCTGCGTTGGAAGTGTTCGGGGTCCTTTATGGGGTGCCGGTTTTGGGTTTTGCGCTGATGTGGGCAGCCCTGGCGGCGGTCATCACTGTGCGCACCCTGCGCAGGGGTTTGCCGTTCTCACTGACTTGGTGGTCCTTCACCTTTCCGCTCGGAACCTGTGTCACGGGCTTGAGTGGTCTCGCTGCGCACACGCACTTAGCAGTCTTTGAGGCAATGGCCGTCGGGGGCTACGCGTTGTTGCTTGGCGCCTGGGCCGTTGTTGCCACGCGGACGTTCCACGGAAGTGTCGTCAAAGGAGTGCTCTTCCAAGCTCCTGGGGGTGCCGCTCCTGTAGGTGCCGCTTCTGCGGGTGTGGCATCCTGCTCGGTTGTTGGTTCCTCGTTTGGCCTGCCTCGTCGGGCATGA
- a CDS encoding LysR family transcriptional regulator: MLSSSVPELSALEMLAAVHELGSLSAAGKQLRLSQQAVSSRMRALEGRIGAPLLTRTPRGSTLTESGVLVAGWAAEVLAAAERLDAGIASIRSDSLRQLHVAASQTIAEHLLPHWLVALRRQQEGTGATPTVVELTVSNSETAAAHVRSGDAEIAFIESPHLPPGLSTASVQEDDLVLVVAPDHPWARRKSAVTAAELARTALVTREHGSGTRDALEYVLAAAGAPPSAPPLVELPTTAAVRSAVAAGTAPAVLSALAVRDDVVLQRLVVVPVRGVLLRRTLTAVWLSGNTPPPGPARDLAAIAARPRPGATPVKPRA; encoded by the coding sequence GTGCTTAGCTCCAGTGTCCCCGAGCTCTCCGCGCTGGAAATGCTCGCCGCAGTGCACGAGCTGGGGAGCCTCTCGGCAGCCGGCAAGCAGCTAAGGCTTTCCCAGCAGGCTGTTTCGTCCCGGATGCGAGCCCTGGAGGGACGGATTGGCGCCCCGCTCCTGACCCGCACGCCCCGCGGCTCCACGCTGACGGAATCCGGCGTTCTGGTGGCCGGATGGGCGGCCGAGGTCCTCGCCGCGGCGGAACGGCTCGACGCCGGAATCGCATCGATCCGTTCGGACAGTCTCCGCCAGTTGCACGTTGCAGCGAGCCAGACCATCGCCGAGCATCTCTTGCCCCATTGGCTGGTTGCCTTGCGCCGACAACAGGAGGGCACCGGCGCCACCCCTACCGTCGTGGAGCTGACGGTTTCCAATAGCGAGACCGCTGCGGCCCACGTCCGTTCCGGGGACGCCGAAATCGCGTTCATAGAGAGTCCGCATCTGCCGCCAGGCCTGAGCACCGCCAGCGTCCAAGAAGACGACTTGGTCCTTGTAGTGGCGCCGGACCACCCGTGGGCGCGGCGAAAGTCTGCTGTCACCGCCGCCGAACTGGCCCGTACCGCGCTGGTGACCAGGGAACACGGCAGCGGGACGAGGGACGCCTTGGAATACGTGCTCGCGGCGGCCGGCGCACCGCCGTCGGCCCCTCCCCTAGTGGAACTGCCGACGACGGCGGCAGTCCGTTCGGCGGTGGCTGCAGGAACGGCTCCTGCCGTGCTAAGTGCGCTCGCGGTGCGGGATGACGTCGTCCTTCAGCGCTTGGTCGTCGTGCCTGTGCGCGGGGTGCTGCTGCGCCGCACACTCACGGCGGTCTGGCTGAGCGGCAATACTCCGCCTCCCGGCCCTGCGCGAGACCTCGCCGCTATCGCCGCTCGCCCGAGGCCCGGCGCAACCCCGGTGAAACCGCGGGCGTAG
- the upp gene encoding uracil phosphoribosyltransferase, which yields MRTLVVDHPLVAHKLTVLRDKNTPSPVFRQLTEELVTLLAYEATREVRTEPVEIETPVTKTIGTAFTKPTPLVVPILRAGLGMLEGMTKLVPTAEVGFLGMARDEETLDIITYAERLPEDLTGRQIFVLDPMLATGGTLREAIKFLFKRGASDVTCICLLAAPEGLAKLEEELSEANVKIVLASIDERLNEKAYIVPGLGDAGDRLYGVAG from the coding sequence ATGCGCACACTCGTCGTGGACCACCCGCTGGTCGCTCACAAGCTCACCGTTCTGCGGGATAAGAACACTCCTTCACCGGTCTTCCGGCAACTCACCGAAGAGCTCGTCACCCTCCTGGCCTACGAGGCCACCCGCGAGGTCAGGACCGAACCGGTGGAAATCGAAACTCCTGTGACCAAGACGATTGGTACCGCCTTCACCAAGCCGACGCCGCTGGTGGTTCCCATTCTGCGCGCGGGCCTCGGCATGCTCGAGGGCATGACCAAGCTGGTCCCCACTGCCGAAGTGGGCTTCCTGGGCATGGCCCGCGACGAAGAGACCCTGGACATCATCACCTACGCCGAGCGCCTCCCCGAGGACCTCACCGGCCGCCAGATCTTCGTCCTGGACCCCATGCTCGCCACCGGCGGCACCCTGCGCGAGGCCATCAAGTTCCTCTTCAAGCGCGGCGCGTCGGACGTCACGTGCATCTGCCTGCTGGCCGCGCCGGAGGGCCTGGCCAAGCTCGAAGAAGAGCTTTCCGAGGCCAACGTCAAGATCGTTCTCGCCTCGATCGACGAGAGGCTCAACGAAAAGGCCTACATTGTTCCGGGCCTGGGCGACGCCGGAGACCGCCTCTACGGCGTAGCCGGCTAG
- a CDS encoding N-acetylglucosamine-6-phosphate deacetylase — protein sequence MTHPKTIVGKDPHRGTNIEIAYDTTILSVREIDPDQGLPVIAPGFIDGQVNGYGGLDVNAADVTPQTIIDMSAELAKLGVTTWVPTIVTASEEAITGALEQINRACEIDPSTRAAIPCVHIEGPFISDQDGPRGVHDADFVRPLDVQEVRRWLRASGMVGIVTVSPHTPDAPAQIAQIRELGVHVAIGHTHASPEQITAAITAGASLATHLGNGIATTLPRHPNALWTQLADDRLTAGLIADGHHLPSDTLKVMIRAKTPERAYLVSDSTALAGSEPGRHRTSVGGLVDLAPGGRLSHVGTDLLAGAAATLPDGFRNVIRNVGLDLSEALKMVTSTPARVIPGTRPGLGHLQVGSPADFVLITAGGPEAGTITAVIQGGRKVSGEPE from the coding sequence GTGACACACCCGAAAACCATTGTGGGCAAAGACCCCCACCGGGGGACCAACATAGAAATCGCCTACGACACGACCATCCTGTCGGTGCGGGAGATCGATCCGGACCAGGGGCTGCCCGTCATCGCACCGGGGTTTATCGACGGCCAGGTCAACGGTTACGGCGGACTAGACGTCAACGCCGCTGACGTCACGCCGCAAACCATCATCGACATGAGCGCGGAGCTGGCGAAGCTGGGCGTCACGACGTGGGTGCCAACCATCGTGACAGCGTCGGAAGAGGCAATCACCGGCGCGCTCGAACAGATCAACCGGGCCTGCGAAATTGATCCAAGCACCAGGGCAGCCATCCCCTGCGTCCACATCGAGGGCCCGTTCATCTCGGATCAGGACGGTCCCCGGGGTGTCCACGACGCCGACTTCGTGCGCCCCTTGGACGTCCAGGAGGTCCGGCGCTGGCTTCGCGCAAGCGGAATGGTCGGCATCGTCACCGTCTCCCCCCATACGCCCGACGCGCCGGCCCAGATCGCCCAAATCCGCGAACTCGGCGTCCATGTGGCCATCGGACACACGCACGCGAGTCCTGAACAAATCACGGCTGCCATCACCGCGGGAGCCAGTCTGGCCACCCATCTAGGCAACGGCATAGCCACCACCCTGCCCAGGCACCCCAATGCCCTGTGGACTCAACTCGCTGACGACCGCCTCACGGCAGGACTCATAGCGGATGGCCACCACTTGCCCAGCGATACGCTGAAAGTCATGATCAGAGCCAAGACCCCCGAACGCGCTTATCTGGTTTCGGACAGCACCGCGCTGGCCGGCAGCGAGCCAGGCCGCCACCGTACTTCCGTGGGCGGCCTCGTGGATCTTGCCCCTGGCGGGAGGCTCTCCCATGTGGGCACGGATCTGCTCGCAGGGGCCGCCGCTACCCTCCCGGACGGTTTCCGGAACGTGATCCGAAATGTCGGCCTGGATCTATCGGAAGCCCTCAAAATGGTGACGTCCACTCCCGCCCGGGTGATCCCGGGTACCCGACCGGGGCTCGGCCACCTTCAAGTCGGTTCCCCGGCAGATTTTGTCCTGATCACCGCGGGCGGACCCGAAGCAGGGACCATTACCGCGGTTATCCAAGGCGGTCGAAAGGTATCGGGCGAACCGGAATGA
- a CDS encoding TetR/AcrR family transcriptional regulator — protein sequence MVKKTAGTGAPESGSTSQATAERIPAAQRRELILEAATGVFAERGYAGSTTDQVAKAAGISQPYVVRMFGTKETLFLEALDRAQGKLLRAFRDVIAAYDAGELAEELQHLDPAAGSGRPEQLKQLMAIAYADLVEDRGILMMLMQAFVSGHEPAIGARAREGFLDIYRLVRDEAGLSPETSRDFLAQGMLMNTLIGIRLPEVYEQDETAEELLECTLRSKLPMVLKASKAQRRAG from the coding sequence GTGGTGAAGAAAACAGCGGGCACAGGCGCCCCGGAAAGCGGCTCAACCAGCCAGGCAACTGCCGAACGTATACCTGCGGCTCAACGGCGCGAACTGATCCTGGAAGCCGCCACCGGCGTCTTCGCCGAGCGTGGCTACGCCGGTTCCACCACGGACCAGGTGGCAAAGGCTGCGGGCATCAGCCAGCCATACGTCGTGCGGATGTTCGGCACCAAGGAGACTCTGTTCCTGGAGGCCTTGGACCGCGCCCAGGGCAAGTTGCTGCGCGCATTCCGCGACGTCATCGCGGCGTACGACGCCGGAGAACTCGCCGAAGAACTCCAGCACCTTGATCCTGCCGCCGGCAGCGGACGACCGGAACAGCTCAAGCAGCTCATGGCCATCGCCTACGCGGATCTGGTGGAGGACCGCGGGATCCTCATGATGCTCATGCAAGCTTTCGTGTCAGGCCATGAACCCGCCATCGGGGCACGTGCCAGGGAAGGATTCCTGGATATTTACCGCCTGGTGCGGGACGAAGCAGGCCTGTCCCCCGAAACCTCCCGCGACTTCCTTGCCCAGGGCATGCTCATGAACACCCTGATCGGCATCCGCCTGCCCGAAGTCTACGAACAGGACGAGACCGCCGAGGAGTTGCTTGAGTGCACCCTGCGGTCCAAGCTGCCCATGGTGCTCAAGGCAAGCAAGGCGCAGCGCCGGGCGGGGTGA
- a CDS encoding MFS transporter has protein sequence MKRTIPVWLAIVAASLPVFMATLDNLVVTNALPVMHKALGASVEELQWIVNAYSLSFAAFMLLAVGLGDRFGRRHVFIAGLAIFTLASAAAAVSTDPLQLIAARAVQGVGSAALMPLSLTLLVGSVSDKLRPLAIGIWGGVSGLGVALGPLIGGAVVEGWSWEAIFWLNVPIGILSIPLAIFALPNGFGARVRADVVGLLLSGLGLLALVFGIVRGNDAGWSSAEVLGALIGGGVLLLAFVLWESRVAAPLLPLRLFRDRSFTVANLIGLTFSFGIFGSVFILIQFLQVVQGHGPLAAGAMTMPWTLAPMFVAPLAGLLAPRLGTRTLMITGLALLTAGMFWLAGVLSATVPYETLVPGFVAAGIGMGLVFAPMSTSVLANMRAEDHAKASGTNSTLREIGVALGVAVLTAVFTGAGGKLTPTGYVDAAIPAIYVGASVLVLATLVAWLLPSRARARSLAAQLAASEAETEAGAGARAGIVVEPSLQNA, from the coding sequence ATGAAACGCACCATTCCCGTCTGGTTGGCCATTGTGGCGGCCTCCCTTCCCGTCTTCATGGCCACCCTGGACAACCTTGTGGTCACCAATGCACTGCCCGTGATGCACAAGGCCCTCGGCGCGAGCGTCGAGGAACTGCAGTGGATCGTCAACGCCTACTCCCTGAGCTTCGCGGCGTTCATGCTGCTGGCCGTCGGCCTGGGGGACCGCTTCGGCCGCCGCCACGTCTTCATCGCCGGTCTTGCCATCTTCACCCTGGCTTCCGCAGCGGCAGCCGTCAGCACGGATCCGTTGCAGCTCATCGCGGCCCGCGCAGTCCAAGGTGTTGGTTCCGCGGCGCTCATGCCGCTATCGCTCACCCTGCTGGTGGGCTCGGTCAGCGACAAGCTGCGCCCGCTCGCCATCGGCATCTGGGGCGGAGTCTCCGGCCTTGGTGTCGCCCTTGGGCCGCTGATCGGCGGCGCCGTGGTGGAAGGCTGGAGCTGGGAAGCGATCTTCTGGCTCAACGTTCCCATCGGAATCCTGTCGATTCCGCTCGCGATCTTCGCGCTGCCGAACGGCTTCGGCGCACGCGTCCGCGCCGACGTCGTAGGCCTTCTTCTCTCCGGACTGGGCCTCTTGGCGCTCGTCTTCGGCATTGTCCGAGGGAACGACGCCGGCTGGTCCAGTGCCGAAGTGCTCGGCGCCTTGATCGGTGGCGGGGTCCTGCTGCTCGCCTTCGTTCTGTGGGAATCCCGCGTCGCCGCGCCGCTGCTTCCGCTCCGGCTCTTCCGCGACCGTAGCTTCACCGTGGCCAACCTGATCGGCCTGACCTTCAGCTTCGGGATCTTCGGGTCCGTCTTCATCCTCATCCAGTTCCTGCAGGTGGTGCAGGGCCACGGACCCCTCGCGGCCGGCGCCATGACGATGCCCTGGACGTTGGCCCCCATGTTCGTCGCACCGCTGGCAGGCCTGCTGGCACCCCGGCTTGGCACCAGGACCCTGATGATCACGGGCCTTGCGCTGCTCACAGCCGGCATGTTCTGGCTGGCCGGAGTCCTTTCCGCGACCGTCCCGTACGAAACGTTGGTGCCAGGCTTTGTGGCCGCGGGAATCGGGATGGGCCTGGTTTTCGCCCCGATGTCGACGTCGGTGCTCGCCAACATGCGCGCCGAGGACCACGCAAAAGCGAGCGGCACCAACTCCACGCTCCGCGAGATCGGTGTAGCACTGGGCGTAGCCGTTCTGACGGCAGTTTTCACAGGAGCCGGCGGCAAACTTACTCCCACGGGCTATGTGGACGCGGCCATTCCCGCCATCTACGTTGGGGCGTCCGTCCTAGTCCTGGCCACCCTGGTGGCATGGCTCCTTCCGTCCCGCGCCCGCGCACGCAGCCTGGCGGCTCAACTCGCCGCAAGCGAGGCTGAAACCGAAGCTGGAGCGGGCGCCCGGGCGGGCATCGTCGTCGAGCCTTCCCTGCAAAACGCCTAG
- a CDS encoding LacI family DNA-binding transcriptional regulator: MTGRPTITQLAAELGIAPSTVSRAFTRPNLLKPETVALVQKAAEAAGYVPNHHARALSTGRAGAIGLIVPDIANPFFPPLVRAAQNYASDLGLSVFLADTDEDPNREDRLISRMAPQVEGLIVVSSRLASARIRQIADSQRVAFINRDVQETYRVLLDTTAAIRSALTHLSELGHRRVAYVGGPPQSWANKQRRSAVDNFSKVHALEVTHFSADPGTYEAAKALSDSVAVSGVTAVIAFDDVIAHGLMGGFAAAGVDVPKDLSVIGCDDTLATTTFPALSTIAVNVGAAARRAVAALSENPGSTSLPGARIIFEGTLVLRGTAGPVRPTSSPLTLEPELDYPATRSVQTGRGSDS, translated from the coding sequence ATGACAGGCCGTCCAACCATCACGCAGTTGGCGGCCGAACTCGGCATCGCTCCCTCAACCGTGTCGAGGGCCTTTACCCGGCCGAACCTCCTCAAACCGGAGACGGTGGCGCTGGTACAAAAAGCTGCCGAAGCCGCCGGCTACGTACCGAACCATCACGCACGCGCCCTCTCGACAGGTCGTGCCGGGGCGATCGGACTCATCGTGCCGGACATTGCCAACCCGTTCTTCCCTCCGCTGGTCCGGGCGGCTCAAAACTACGCGAGCGACCTCGGACTATCCGTATTCTTGGCGGACACGGATGAAGACCCGAATCGCGAAGACCGTCTCATCTCACGGATGGCGCCCCAGGTTGAAGGGCTGATCGTCGTTTCATCCCGGCTCGCTTCGGCCCGCATCCGGCAAATCGCCGATTCCCAGCGCGTGGCCTTCATCAACCGCGATGTTCAGGAGACCTACCGGGTACTGCTGGACACCACGGCGGCCATCCGCTCCGCGCTGACGCACCTGTCCGAGCTCGGCCACCGTCGCGTAGCCTACGTCGGCGGGCCACCACAATCTTGGGCAAACAAGCAGCGTCGCTCGGCCGTGGACAACTTCTCGAAGGTCCATGCCCTCGAGGTCACGCACTTCAGCGCGGATCCGGGCACCTACGAAGCGGCGAAGGCTCTCAGCGATTCGGTGGCAGTGTCCGGCGTCACCGCAGTCATCGCTTTCGACGACGTCATCGCGCACGGCCTGATGGGCGGGTTTGCTGCCGCAGGCGTGGACGTCCCGAAGGACTTGAGCGTCATCGGATGCGACGACACCCTCGCGACCACAACGTTTCCTGCACTTTCGACGATCGCGGTCAATGTCGGTGCAGCAGCCCGGCGCGCCGTCGCTGCCCTATCCGAGAACCCAGGCTCAACCAGCCTGCCCGGAGCGAGGATCATCTTCGAAGGAACCCTCGTCCTCAGGGGAACAGCAGGACCGGTCCGGCCTACGTCCAGCCCGCTAACGCTAGAACCGGAGCTCGATTACCCGGCGACCCGAAGCGTCCAGACTGGCCGTGGCAGTGACAGCTGA
- a CDS encoding VOC family protein: protein MTVSFNHTIVYATDKRRSAEFLANMFGLPKPQPVWSFMTVSFDHGVALDFATANRPISPQHYAFLVSEDDFDGIFARIQAEGIAYWADPARSRPQQINHNDGGRGVYFADPDGHFLEAITRPYGSGAA from the coding sequence ATGACCGTCTCTTTCAACCACACCATCGTCTACGCAACGGACAAGCGCCGTTCCGCGGAGTTCCTCGCCAACATGTTTGGATTGCCGAAGCCGCAACCCGTGTGGTCCTTCATGACTGTGTCCTTTGACCATGGAGTGGCCCTCGATTTCGCCACGGCGAACCGGCCCATCTCGCCCCAGCACTATGCCTTCTTGGTCAGTGAGGACGACTTCGACGGGATCTTCGCCCGGATCCAGGCCGAAGGAATCGCCTATTGGGCGGACCCTGCGCGGTCCCGCCCCCAGCAGATCAACCACAACGACGGCGGACGCGGCGTCTACTTCGCCGATCCGGACGGGCATTTCCTGGAGGCGATCACGCGACCGTATGGATCGGGTGCCGCATGA